A genomic window from Salvia miltiorrhiza cultivar Shanhuang (shh) chromosome 5, IMPLAD_Smil_shh, whole genome shotgun sequence includes:
- the LOC131026585 gene encoding uncharacterized protein LOC131026585, with product MSFPDLITVRVHFGGKFEGETSYIGGELDILEEWDWYSWTFPDLVDGYVEPGCHDLMKFAFKVKSTDDLIFFKDENEYRTNIYNCVDMENKRLDIYVDCRSLVDNIDDALDPNDGFNDFDVDGGKHMNTEDDIEGLESLEPISGKGFEGLQVDVVNEMGSVYEGGDLSEYDKSDDSIYEDEDAKKIGNMVKNLQYDKDCDPKTLKLQLGMRFADVAECKEAVKLWAIVNGHNIKWVKSEADRIQAKCEPGCPWKLYASKLTREPTCVIKRYVGKHECVRPIHNRQVTSAWIADRFLEHLKTNPMLKALELQRELRKKYQVRAPLLKCYRAKKKAMDIIHGTLEGHYAKIRSYLMELQKRDREGTFLLKTYLNHEEKPVFQRVYLGFSALRKGFFIGCRRFISFDACFLKTTIGGALLAAISKDCNHKMYPLAWAVVEKENEETWMWFMEKLFEDLRIIDGFGWTFMSDKQKGLINAVHTLAPNAEHRHCARHIYANWKKKWPGVKFQILFWNIVKSTCMSDYNAQLAELRAESSDAAEDFLIQNPKSFCKSHINSYNKLDIVDNNICESFNSYILKFRDSPLIDMLDGIRLLLMRRLYDLHKLSEGRKDVLCPNIRIKLEHDLNEIKHCDVAPAVGGKYEVQKYNDTHIVDLVEKECSCRYWELTGLPCCHALACIVHCREDYAKFVDVFYHSSNWQSCYKNGLQPIQGEKEWPLVNEPPVLPPQYQKQPGRPKKVRKRGHDEPKKVGDLCLSRKGKVKMSCSKCGGSDHNVRTCKATTSQKITQPKKARGRPRKDASNSRKDASISGSSSTLVDQPTRSRSRGRPRGSTSNQERPTTVSSGLGLLHTDTGNVYLMPSIGRRVHVMNELRSSQSSQVIDAQTPP from the exons ATGAGTTTTCCAGATCTAATTACTGTTAGAGTGCATTTTGGTGGAAAATTTGAGGGAGAAACGAGCTACATAGGTGGTGAACTTGATATTCTAGAAGAATGGGATTGGTATTCGTGGACCTTTCCTGATTTAGTTGACGGGTATGTTGAACCGGGATGCCATGATCTTATGAAATTTGCTTTTAAAGTTAAGAGCACAGACGACCTTATCTTCTTCAAAGACGAAAATGAATATCGGACCAACATATATAACTGTGTTGATATGGAAAATAAGCGTCTTGATATTTATGTTGACTGTAGGAGTTTGGTTGATAATATTGATGATGCTTTGGATCCTAATGATGGGTTTAACGATTTTGATGTTGATGGTGGAAAGCATATGAATACTGAGGATGATATTGAAGGTTTGGAGAGTTTAGAACCAATTTCTGGGAAGGGTTTTGAGGGCTTGCAAGTTGATGTGGTGAACGAAATGGGTTCCGTTTATGAGGGCGGGGATTTGTCCGAATATGATAAGTCCGATGATTCCATTTATGAAGATGAAGATGCCAAGAAAATTGGAAATATGGTAAAAAATTTGCAATACGATAAGGATTGTGATCCTAAGACTCTAAAATTGCAACTTGGCATGCGATTCGCTGATGTAGCAGAATGCAAGGAGGCGGTGAAGTTGTGGGCGATTGTGAATGGGCATAACATAAAATGGGTAAAATCTGAAGCCGACAGAATACAAGCAAAGTGTGAGCCAGGCTGCCCATGGAAATTGTATGCTAGCAAATTGACTCGTGAGCCAACATGTGTTATCAAGAGATATGTCGGAAAACACGAATGTGTGAGGCCAATCCACAATAGACAAGTCACTTCAGCATGGATAGCAGATCGCTTTTTAGAACATCTCAAAACTAATCCTATGTTGAAGGCCCTCGAATTGCAACGTGAATTGAGAAAGAAATATCAAGTTCGAGCTCCACTCTTGAAGTGCTATAGGGCGAAGAAAAAAGCCATGGACATTATACATGGAACCCTTGAGGGCCACTATGCGAAGATTCGATCATACCTTATGGAGTTGCAAAAAAGAGATAGAGAGGGCACTTTCTTATTGAAGACATACTTGAACCATGAAGAAAAACCAGTTTTTCAGCGGGTGTACTTGGGTTTTTCAGCACTTCGTAAAGGTTTCTTCATTGGATGTCGAAggtttatatcatttgatgcTTGCTTTCTAAAGACCACTATTGGAGGGGCTTTACTTGCTGCAATATCAAAGGATTGCAATCATAAGATGTATCCACTAGCTTGGGCAGTTGTGGAGAAAGAGAATGAAGAGACGTGGATGTGGTTTATGGAGAAGTTGTTTGAGGACCTTAGGATCATTGATGGATTTGGATGGACCTTTATGAGTGATAAGCAAAAG GGGTTGATTAATGCAGTCCATACATTGGCGCCAAATGCTGAGCACCGACATTGTGCTCGACATATTTATGCAAATTGGAAGAAAAAATGGCCAGGGGTGAAGTTTCAAATCCTTTTCTGGAATATAGTGAAAAGCACTTGCATGTCCGATTATAATGCACAGTTGGCTGAACTGAGGGCAGAATCTAGCGATGCGGCTGAGGACTTTTTGATTCAAAATCCTAAAAGTTTTTGTAAGTCTCACATCAACTCTTACAACAAGTTGGACATTGTCGATAACAATATATGTGAATCTTTTAATAGCTACATACTTAAGTTCAGGGATAGTCCTTTGATTGACATGCTTGATGGGATAAGATTGTTGCTAATGAGAAGGTTATATGATTTGCATAAACTTTCCGAAGGTCGAAAAGATGTCTTGTGTCCCAACATTAGGATTAAATTAGAGCATGATTTGAATGAAATCAAACATTGTGACGTTGCACCGGCTGTTGGCGGGAAGTATGAGGTACAAAAGTATAATGACACACATATAGTCGATCTAGTTGAGAAGGAATGCAGTTGTCGATATTGGGAGCTCACGGGTTTACCTTGTTGTCATGCTTTGGCATGCATTGTCCATTGTAGGGAAGACTATGCGAAGTTTGTTGATGTGTTTTACCATAGTTCTAATTGGCAATCATGTTATAAGAATGGTTTGCAACCAATTCAAGGAGAAAAAGAATGGCCTCTTGTGAATGAACCACCTGTGCTCCCACCACAATATCAAAAACAGCCCGGTAGGCCCAAAAAAGTAAGAAAACGAGGACATGATGAACCGAAAAAGGTTGGAGACTTATGCTTGTCCAGAAAAGGGAAGGTGAAAATGTCTTGTAGCAAATGTGGTGGCTCTGATCACAATGTTAGGACATGTAAAGCAACCACTTCTCAAAAG ATAACACAGCCGAAGAAGGCACGAGGAAGACCAAGGAAAGATGCATCTAATTCAAGGAAAGATGCGTCTATCTCAGGTTCTTCTTCAACGTTGGTTGATCAGCCAACAAGATCAAGGTCGAGAGGGAGACCAAGGGGAAGTACTTCAAACCAAGAAAGACCAACAACAGTGAGCTCAGGCCTTGGTTTGTTGCACACTGATACTGGAAATGTGTATCTTATG CCTTCAATTGGACGAAGAGTACACGTTATGAATGAACTACGTTCTAGTCAAAGCTCTCAAGTCATCGACGCCCAAACACCTCCGTGA